From a single Adhaeribacter swui genomic region:
- the porZ gene encoding type IX secretion system anionic LPS delivery protein PorZ, with protein MINQAFKYLFGLMLGLCLGQVAWAQQSTIGIGQWQVHVPYNRAKAIAETEEGVIYCATEDGFFSYDPEFNQLKTLTKSDGFHNINVSTLAYEPGTRTLVIAYEDTHLDLLRNGEIIAITDIARKPIPGNKTIHHIYFQNKLAYLATSFGVVVLDLQKLEIKETYSNLGPAGQVLEVYASTSLNDSLYLATSNGLMAATLTGTNLLDFKNWRTFTAADGLPETYTSKTIAAFANSIYAGLNQDKILKFNGQNWVPTAVSLTGTEAIQLNATSEQLLVATSTNILLLNANNNLQVLDDDLLVQPRAALQSNSKTYWFADYSRGLIQLQNNTYTAFVPAGPYSNQAFSVYSDNKSTFVFEGGYNQSYEQRGAKAGLYEYTNGQWANYTAWVQTDPNQFPAITDLTRAVRDPASGKLYVGSYGGGLLEWGGLGNFKIYNPANSPLISSLAANNNFTRVPDVTTDAAGNIWVLNRHQLPNLPSLHVLKADNTWQSFAFPGFADGSNLERIVIDDSNLKWLALSKNGTSAKGMLVFDEATNNFKHLTPNNANLPGLEVHALAKDRNNTVWVGTNNGLAGFYDAAQAFTTDFTATLPIINGRPALEGQVVRAIAVDGGNRKWVGTDAGLWLFNEEADKLLANFTTQNSPLLSDKIIDISINHKSGEVFIATEAGLVSYRGGATVTEEKPACAAVFPNPVRPEYDGLVGISGLPNNAHVKITDSAGRLVYETKAAGGTVAWNTRNGAGKRVKTGVYLVFSATPDGSQSCVSKIAVID; from the coding sequence ATGATAAATCAGGCGTTTAAATATCTTTTCGGGTTAATGCTCGGGTTATGTTTGGGGCAAGTTGCCTGGGCGCAGCAAAGTACCATTGGCATAGGGCAGTGGCAGGTACACGTGCCGTATAACCGCGCCAAAGCCATTGCCGAAACCGAAGAAGGTGTTATTTACTGCGCCACCGAAGATGGTTTTTTTTCTTACGACCCAGAGTTTAATCAACTAAAAACCCTAACCAAATCCGACGGTTTTCACAACATCAATGTAAGTACTTTGGCTTATGAGCCTGGCACCAGAACGCTGGTAATTGCCTACGAAGATACGCACCTGGATTTACTACGTAACGGCGAAATAATTGCCATCACCGATATTGCCCGCAAACCTATTCCGGGTAATAAAACCATTCACCATATTTACTTCCAGAATAAACTGGCTTATCTGGCTACTTCTTTTGGGGTAGTAGTACTGGATCTGCAAAAGCTGGAAATTAAAGAAACGTACAGCAATTTGGGCCCAGCCGGGCAAGTTTTAGAAGTATATGCCAGCACTTCCCTGAACGATAGCCTTTATCTGGCAACTTCAAACGGGCTAATGGCCGCGACTTTGACGGGCACTAATCTTTTAGATTTTAAAAATTGGCGTACGTTTACTGCCGCCGATGGCTTACCCGAAACGTATACCAGTAAAACCATTGCCGCTTTTGCCAATAGCATTTACGCGGGCCTTAATCAAGATAAAATTTTAAAATTTAACGGGCAAAATTGGGTTCCTACCGCCGTCAGCCTCACGGGTACCGAAGCTATTCAGTTAAATGCAACATCGGAGCAATTATTAGTTGCTACTTCAACCAACATACTCTTGCTCAATGCCAACAACAACCTGCAGGTTCTCGATGATGATTTACTGGTGCAACCAAGGGCGGCATTACAAAGTAATAGCAAAACTTATTGGTTTGCGGATTACAGCCGGGGCTTGATTCAACTGCAAAATAATACTTATACCGCTTTCGTGCCAGCCGGACCGTACTCCAATCAGGCATTTAGCGTGTACTCCGATAACAAATCTACTTTTGTATTTGAAGGCGGATACAACCAATCGTACGAGCAGCGGGGAGCCAAAGCTGGCTTGTACGAATACACGAACGGGCAGTGGGCAAATTATACTGCTTGGGTACAAACCGATCCGAACCAGTTTCCGGCCATTACCGATTTAACTCGTGCTGTCAGGGACCCGGCTTCGGGCAAATTATACGTAGGTTCGTACGGCGGCGGCTTACTGGAGTGGGGCGGATTAGGAAATTTTAAAATTTACAATCCAGCTAACAGTCCTTTAATAAGTTCGCTGGCGGCAAATAACAACTTTACCCGCGTACCCGATGTAACTACCGATGCTGCGGGTAATATCTGGGTGTTAAACCGGCACCAACTACCCAACTTGCCAAGTTTGCATGTTTTAAAAGCCGATAATACCTGGCAATCTTTTGCTTTTCCGGGCTTTGCCGATGGCAGTAACCTGGAGCGTATAGTTATTGATGATTCTAATTTAAAATGGCTGGCTTTAAGTAAAAACGGCACCAGCGCAAAAGGAATGCTGGTATTTGATGAAGCTACTAATAACTTTAAGCATTTAACGCCGAACAACGCTAATTTACCCGGCCTGGAGGTACACGCTTTAGCTAAAGACCGGAATAACACCGTTTGGGTAGGTACTAATAACGGCTTGGCTGGTTTTTATGATGCGGCGCAGGCTTTTACTACAGATTTTACCGCAACGTTGCCCATAATTAACGGTCGGCCGGCTCTCGAAGGGCAGGTGGTACGGGCCATCGCCGTTGATGGTGGTAACCGGAAATGGGTAGGTACCGATGCTGGCTTGTGGTTATTTAACGAAGAGGCCGATAAACTACTGGCTAATTTTACCACGCAAAATAGTCCCTTACTGTCCGATAAAATAATCGATATCAGCATTAACCATAAATCCGGAGAAGTATTTATTGCTACCGAGGCCGGTTTGGTTAGTTACCGGGGTGGCGCTACCGTTACCGAAGAGAAACCGGCATGTGCTGCGGTATTTCCGAATCCGGTTCGGCCCGAGTACGATGGTTTAGTGGGAATTTCCGGTTTGCCCAATAATGCGCATGTAAAAATTACCGATAGCGCCGGCCGGTTAGTTTATGAAACCAAAGCCGCGGGCGGTACTGTAGCCTGGAATACCCGTAACGGCGCCGGAAAACGCGTAAAAACGGGAGTATACTTAGTCTTTAGCGCTACCCCTGATGGTAGCCAAAGTTGCGTGAGTAAAATTGCCGTTATAGATTAA
- the recO gene encoding DNA repair protein RecO — protein MLVKTRGIVLNFIKFRETSIIARVYTEQLGLQSYIVNSVRKKGPGARIALFQPLTLLDMVVYTSPKGGLTRISEYKCSYPFTNIPFNTFKSSIALFLSEMLSHTILEEEENLPLFNFLYESVIYFDQQEQGFGNFHLFFLLRLSHYLGFGPTSGADITSQVAFSAGTATQSRGSVLHFQMFEAYFDALLQSSEDVFMNSKIRKELLLILIRYYQLHVEKLGEIKSLQVLSEVLSD, from the coding sequence GTGCTGGTAAAAACCCGCGGAATTGTTCTAAACTTTATTAAATTTCGGGAGACCTCTATTATCGCGCGGGTGTATACCGAGCAACTGGGCTTGCAATCTTACATTGTAAACAGTGTCCGGAAGAAAGGACCCGGTGCCCGTATTGCCTTGTTTCAGCCGCTTACTTTATTGGATATGGTGGTGTATACGTCGCCGAAAGGCGGATTAACCCGCATTTCGGAGTACAAGTGCAGCTATCCGTTTACCAATATTCCGTTTAATACCTTTAAAAGCAGCATTGCATTATTTCTTTCGGAAATGCTCTCGCATACCATTCTGGAAGAAGAAGAAAACCTGCCTTTATTTAACTTTCTGTACGAATCGGTAATTTACTTTGATCAGCAGGAGCAGGGATTTGGCAATTTTCATTTGTTCTTTTTGTTGCGCTTATCGCATTACCTGGGCTTTGGGCCTACCTCCGGAGCCGATATAACGTCGCAGGTAGCTTTTTCGGCCGGAACTGCCACGCAAAGCCGGGGTTCGGTGCTGCATTTTCAAATGTTTGAAGCTTACTTCGATGCGCTATTGCAAAGCTCCGAAGATGTATTTATGAACAGTAAAATCAGAAAAGAACTGCTTCTGATCTTAATCCGGTATTATC